One genomic region from Patescibacteria group bacterium encodes:
- a CDS encoding RNA polymerase sigma factor — MKTLNKFKEKFLLFRIRTRGDKEAYGELYDNYVASIYRFIYFKVSSRSEAEDLTSETFLKTWDYLADQEKSSRIETFGPFIYRVARNLVVDYYRNRIEETALEGIESSTEKMDLKTNMELDEQVREIEEGMKDLKEEYREVILLKYIEGLGISEIAEIIDKTKGSTRVLLHRAVKALKEVVKE; from the coding sequence ATGAAAACTTTAAATAAATTTAAAGAAAAATTTCTCCTTTTTCGGATTAGAACTCGGGGCGATAAAGAAGCGTATGGCGAATTATATGATAATTATGTAGCCAGCATTTATCGCTTTATTTATTTTAAAGTGAGTTCGCGGTCGGAAGCGGAAGATTTGACCTCGGAAACCTTTTTAAAAACATGGGATTATCTCGCTGACCAGGAAAAATCCAGCCGAATTGAGACTTTCGGACCTTTCATATATAGAGTGGCGAGAAATTTGGTAGTTGATTATTATCGGAATAGGATTGAAGAAACGGCGCTGGAAGGGATTGAGAGTTCCACCGAGAAAATGGATTTGAAAACAAACATGGAGTTGGATGAGCAAGTGCGAGAGATAGAAGAGGGGATGAAAGATTTAAAAGAAGAATATAGAGAGGTAATTTTACTTAAATACATAGAGGGCTTGGGGATCTCTGAAATAGCGGAGATTATAGATAAGACCAAGGGCTCCACTCGGGTTTTACTCCACCGTGCAGTCAAAGCATTAAAGGAAGTGGTAAAAGAATAA
- a CDS encoding putative glycoside hydrolase, with product MANQGRQIRNIFKLAGILLCFLFIFPLEALALDADLGYPKIANVFLKWGISEEEAKELSRWDLVVIDMEAQVYTPGELKKLREYNPRIIILAYVTAQEIRSDAAGLEGTLRQKLFSGISDSWWLRNARGEKISWWPDTWLLNVSDDCPLVSDKRWNNYLTEFVHQEVMSSGLWDGIFYDNTWNDIGWLRNSSEIDINNDGRADTAQFLNSRWQEGMAKLLRQSRAAEGEKYIIGNGGSAYREIINGSLLEHFPYTIENDWAKTLAEYFLINDEGKEPRINIINSNTGNTGNKEDYRHFRFGLVSTLLGNGYYSFDFGDREHSQLWWYDEYDIFLNVPVSDFYNVDNKDDKNFKDGVWQRDFKGGVALLNSGAEPRTVKLAGEFEKIKGTEDLETNDGQIVSEVELPPLDGLLLLRPLDKIIGAPFVNASFAKIFNRNGKSIRNGFFAYEGDFKGGSKIIIKDLDGDKKNEFIVADKNKVAIYGSDKVLAASFYPYGGKYDKGINIALGDLDNDGQEEIITGTEAGAGPQVRIFNRSGRPLTPGFFAFDKKLRGGVNVAVGDLDGDGKKEIVAGAGAGGAPQVRVFNKDGKLLSKEFFAYNAGFRGGVNVAVGDLNGDNLAEIITGPGAGGGPQVRVFNKDGKMLSAGFFTSDSKLRSGVKVVSSDVDGDGKDEIIALTTDPFTLSSLIKE from the coding sequence ATGGCAAACCAGGGGAGACAAATAAGAAACATTTTTAAACTGGCCGGAATCCTGCTTTGTTTTTTATTTATCTTTCCTTTGGAAGCATTGGCCTTGGATGCCGATTTGGGATATCCCAAAATAGCCAATGTTTTTCTAAAATGGGGGATAAGCGAGGAGGAAGCCAAAGAGTTGTCGCGTTGGGATTTAGTGGTTATTGATATGGAAGCGCAAGTTTATACGCCCGGCGAGCTTAAAAAGTTGCGCGAATATAATCCCCGAATAATTATTTTGGCTTATGTCACCGCGCAGGAGATTCGCAGCGACGCCGCCGGTCTAGAGGGGACCTTAAGACAGAAGCTATTTTCTGGCATCAGCGATTCCTGGTGGTTGCGCAACGCCCGCGGAGAAAAAATCAGCTGGTGGCCCGATACCTGGCTCCTTAATGTTTCTGACGATTGCCCGTTGGTCAGTGATAAAAGATGGAATAATTATCTTACCGAGTTTGTTCATCAAGAAGTCATGTCCAGCGGTCTTTGGGACGGCATTTTTTACGATAATACCTGGAATGATATTGGCTGGCTTCGTAATTCTTCGGAAATAGATATTAATAATGACGGTCGCGCCGATACAGCACAATTTTTGAACAGCCGCTGGCAGGAAGGCATGGCAAAATTACTCCGCCAAAGTAGGGCGGCAGAGGGAGAAAAATATATTATAGGCAATGGCGGCAGCGCTTATCGCGAGATTATCAACGGTTCTTTATTGGAGCATTTTCCTTACACTATAGAAAATGATTGGGCCAAAACCTTAGCGGAATATTTTTTAATTAACGACGAGGGCAAAGAACCGCGTATTAATATCATTAACAGCAACACCGGCAACACCGGCAATAAGGAGGATTACCGGCATTTTCGTTTTGGGCTCGTCAGCACGTTGCTGGGAAACGGTTATTATAGTTTTGATTTTGGCGACCGAGAGCATAGTCAATTATGGTGGTATGATGAGTATGATATTTTTTTAAACGTTCCGGTTTCGGATTTTTATAATGTAGATAATAAAGACGACAAAAATTTTAAAGACGGGGTGTGGCAGCGCGATTTTAAGGGAGGGGTTGCGCTTTTAAACAGCGGCGCCGAACCTCGGACCGTCAAATTGGCCGGTGAATTTGAAAAAATCAAGGGAACGGAAGATTTAGAAACTAATGATGGCCAGATTGTGAGCGAGGTGGAACTGCCTCCGCTAGATGGGCTTCTTCTCCTTCGTCCGTTAGATAAAATAATCGGCGCTCCGTTTGTCAATGCTTCTTTCGCTAAAATTTTTAACCGCAATGGTAAAAGCATCCGCAACGGCTTTTTCGCTTACGAGGGAGATTTTAAGGGGGGCAGTAAGATAATAATTAAAGATTTAGACGGTGATAAGAAAAATGAGTTTATTGTTGCCGATAAAAACAAGGTGGCGATTTATGGTTCCGACAAAGTTTTAGCGGCGAGTTTTTATCCCTATGGCGGGAAATACGACAAGGGGATTAATATCGCTTTAGGCGATTTAGATAACGATGGGCAGGAAGAAATTATCACCGGCACGGAGGCCGGCGCTGGTCCGCAAGTGCGGATTTTTAATCGCTCCGGCCGGCCGTTAACCCCGGGATTTTTCGCTTTTGATAAAAAATTACGCGGAGGCGTCAATGTAGCGGTGGGTGACTTGGATGGCGATGGCAAAAAAGAAATCGTTGCCGGCGCCGGCGCGGGCGGAGCCCCGCAGGTTCGTGTCTTTAATAAAGATGGTAAACTTTTAAGCAAAGAATTTTTTGCTTATAATGCCGGATTTCGCGGCGGAGTGAATGTCGCGGTCGGCGATTTGAACGGTGATAATTTAGCTGAAATAATTACCGGTCCGGGTGCCGGCGGCGGCCCACAGGTGCGCGTTTTCAATAAAGATGGTAAAATGTTAAGCGCCGGATTTTTTACCTCTGATTCCAAACTGCGAAGCGGCGTTAAAGTTGTTTCCAGTGATGTGGACGGTGATGGTAAAGACGAGATAATCGCTTTGACTACTGACCCCTTCACCCTGTCTTCTTTAATCAAAGAATAA
- a CDS encoding glycosyltransferase: MEKYPLKIVYAITALPRGGAERFLVDLLKNLDRRKFEPQVITVVRGGELESEIRALGIPLTVFHKKTKLGLGVIWQIYKYLRRERPFIFHSQLFGGDTWGRSAAILARVPVIITTEQNINLDEGFFKKTIKMILSWFTDKVVAISEAVKNYSISVDCISPKKMEVIYNGTEVEKFLWSGPKFFQNNPSILLTVGRLEPQKGHKILFKALSLIKELPWKLRLVGKGSLEDELTVSARDLGIAERVEFLGGREDISGILKSADVFILPSIWEGLGIVILEAALAARPIIASATGGIPEIIKDGESGWLVKPKDSLALAEAIKNVLENKGEAERRALLAQADVRRRFDIKNITKCYEQLYEDLTRQ, translated from the coding sequence ATGGAAAAATATCCGCTAAAAATAGTTTATGCGATTACGGCTCTCCCGCGAGGCGGAGCCGAGCGTTTTTTAGTTGACTTGCTAAAAAATTTAGACCGCCGGAAATTTGAACCGCAGGTTATTACCGTGGTACGCGGCGGAGAACTGGAAAGCGAAATTCGCGCGCTCGGCATACCGCTTACCGTTTTCCATAAAAAAACCAAGCTGGGGTTGGGCGTGATTTGGCAAATCTATAAATACCTAAGAAGAGAACGACCATTTATTTTTCATTCCCAGCTTTTTGGCGGCGATACCTGGGGCAGAAGCGCGGCGATTTTAGCCCGCGTGCCGGTGATTATCACAACAGAGCAGAATATCAATCTAGACGAAGGATTTTTTAAAAAGACAATCAAAATGATTTTGTCGTGGTTCACGGACAAAGTGGTGGCCATTTCCGAGGCAGTCAAAAACTATTCAATCTCTGTTGACTGCATTTCTCCTAAAAAAATGGAGGTGATTTATAATGGGACAGAGGTGGAAAAATTTTTGTGGTCCGGCCCCAAATTTTTTCAAAATAATCCGTCGATACTTTTAACCGTCGGGCGCCTTGAACCGCAAAAAGGGCATAAGATTTTATTCAAGGCCCTGAGCTTGATTAAGGAACTGCCGTGGAAATTGCGGTTGGTCGGCAAGGGAAGCTTAGAAGATGAGCTGACAGTTTCGGCGCGGGATTTGGGCATTGCCGAGCGTGTAGAATTTTTGGGCGGGAGGGAAGATATTTCCGGAATTTTAAAATCAGCCGATGTTTTTATTCTCCCTTCAATTTGGGAGGGATTAGGAATAGTGATTTTAGAAGCGGCATTAGCGGCGCGGCCGATTATTGCTTCGGCTACGGGAGGCATCCCAGAAATTATCAAGGATGGCGAGAGCGGCTGGTTAGTTAAACCCAAAGATTCCTTAGCGTTAGCCGAAGCGATTAAAAATGTTTTGGAGAATAAGGGCGAAGCCGAGCGTCGGGCGTTGTTGGCGCAGGCGGACGTTCGCCGGAGGTTTGACATAAAAAATATCACTAAATGTTACGAACAACTATATGAGGATCTTACTCGTCAATAA
- a CDS encoding glycosyltransferase family 4 protein, which produces MIGQKGIPAIYGGIEKHVEELSVRLAGFGVEVSVYCRPWYSNNGESLKVFKGVNLVYLPSLKTKHLDAISHTFLATLHALYKKADIIHYHGVGPSLLAWLPRILSPRTKVITTFHCIDRKHQKWGWFAKLSLRLGEWAACRFAHKTIAVSKVLKQYCNEVYDCETIYIPNGVNVEPAREFGDNLIKQFGLERGNYIAMVSRLVKHKGAHYLIEAFRGLKTNLKLVIVGGSAFTDKYVGELKDLAGDNSDIIFTGFQSGETLKQLFSNALFIVHPSESEGLPISVLEAMSFGKVALTSDIPENLEAVENYGYTFSNKSVLDLREKIKILISNKKDLESLGAKARDFVGANYNWDKIARQVCDNYFSLMPGSEAGAVKELGVIQN; this is translated from the coding sequence ATGATAGGACAAAAGGGAATACCGGCTATCTATGGAGGGATAGAGAAGCACGTGGAAGAGCTTAGCGTACGGCTGGCTGGTTTTGGCGTGGAAGTTTCGGTTTATTGCCGTCCTTGGTATAGCAATAACGGAGAAAGTTTAAAAGTTTTTAAAGGAGTTAATTTGGTGTATTTGCCGAGTTTAAAGACAAAACATTTGGACGCCATTTCTCATACTTTTTTAGCCACCCTCCATGCTTTATATAAAAAAGCCGACATAATCCATTATCACGGAGTGGGGCCTTCTCTTTTGGCGTGGTTGCCGAGGATTTTGAGTCCGCGCACTAAAGTTATCACTACTTTTCATTGCATTGACCGCAAACATCAGAAATGGGGATGGTTTGCCAAACTCTCTCTTAGATTAGGGGAGTGGGCGGCTTGCCGGTTTGCTCATAAAACCATTGCCGTGTCTAAAGTTTTAAAACAGTATTGCAATGAGGTTTATGATTGCGAAACTATTTATATACCCAATGGCGTCAATGTTGAACCAGCTCGGGAATTTGGCGATAATTTAATCAAGCAATTTGGTTTAGAAAGGGGTAATTATATTGCTATGGTCTCCCGCTTAGTTAAGCACAAAGGAGCACATTATTTGATTGAGGCCTTCAGGGGCTTGAAAACCAATTTAAAATTGGTGATTGTGGGCGGTTCGGCTTTTACCGATAAATACGTTGGCGAGCTTAAGGATTTGGCCGGGGACAATTCCGATATTATTTTTACCGGTTTTCAATCCGGGGAAACTTTAAAACAGCTTTTTAGTAATGCTTTATTTATTGTTCATCCCTCGGAATCCGAAGGGTTGCCGATTTCCGTGCTGGAAGCTATGTCTTTCGGCAAGGTGGCGTTAACTTCCGATATTCCGGAAAATTTGGAAGCAGTGGAAAATTATGGTTATACTTTTTCCAATAAGAGCGTTTTGGATTTACGAGAAAAAATAAAAATTCTAATTAGTAATAAAAAGGATTTAGAATCTCTCGGGGCTAAGGCTCGGGATTTTGTAGGAGCGAATTATAATTGGGATAAAATCGCTCGGCAAGTTTGCGATAATTATTTCTCTTTAATGCCCGGCAGTGAAGCCGGAGCGGTTAAAGAATTGGGAGTGATTCAAAACTAA
- a CDS encoding MopE-related protein, with protein sequence DNDCNGVADNGLTCACNPSVEICDGVDNDCNGLIDDGFAGLGDACTDGVGACLRRGFVQCNATQDATECSVVAAAPGVEICDGIDNDCNGVADNGLSCDCNSETEACDGHDNDCDGFVDEDFANLNGECLVGTGSCARRGYYICQGGGVACSATAGTPVAEFCDGRDNDCNGVADNGLTCACNPSVEICDGVDNDCNGLIDDGFAGLGTLCEVGIGACYRAGYNECSTDKLSVVCSVTAGSPSTEVCNGIDDNCDGDIDESLSCPSAVLEVDCAPTDPGCAITIYYGNGQTGTGTGPATFTLDAERCSWGVDINARRVSDSAWYSAIGWLEDLATEVNNNSLTYDICADSDQTCTGVVTDAYGTNLHVGPADLLCP encoded by the coding sequence GAGACAATGACTGTAACGGCGTGGCTGACAACGGCCTGACCTGCGCTTGTAATCCGTCCGTGGAAATCTGCGATGGCGTGGACAATGACTGTAACGGTCTAATTGACGACGGGTTTGCGGGGTTGGGCGATGCCTGCACTGACGGAGTCGGTGCCTGCTTACGCCGGGGGTTTGTCCAATGCAATGCCACTCAGGACGCTACTGAATGTTCGGTTGTGGCCGCCGCTCCCGGAGTAGAAATCTGCGACGGCATAGACAACGACTGTAACGGCGTGGCTGACAACGGCCTGTCCTGCGATTGCAACTCTGAAACCGAAGCCTGCGATGGACACGACAACGACTGTGATGGTTTTGTTGACGAGGACTTTGCCAACTTAAATGGCGAATGCCTGGTCGGAACCGGCTCCTGCGCCAGACGCGGTTATTACATCTGCCAAGGCGGAGGCGTAGCCTGTTCAGCAACAGCTGGTACTCCGGTAGCAGAGTTCTGCGATGGTAGAGACAATGACTGTAACGGCGTGGCTGACAACGGCCTGACCTGCGCTTGTAATCCGTCCGTGGAAATCTGCGATGGCGTGGACAATGACTGTAACGGTCTAATTGACGACGGGTTTGCGGGGTTGGGTACTCTTTGTGAAGTTGGTATTGGTGCTTGTTATCGCGCCGGCTATAATGAATGTTCAACGGATAAACTATCTGTTGTATGTTCGGTGACCGCCGGCAGTCCTTCCACTGAAGTTTGCAACGGCATTGATGACAACTGCGACGGTGATATTGACGAAAGCCTTTCTTGTCCGTCGGCCGTTTTAGAGGTTGACTGCGCCCCGACTGACCCGGGCTGTGCCATTACCATTTATTACGGCAATGGACAGACGGGAACAGGAACCGGTCCGGCGACTTTTACGCTTGACGCCGAGCGTTGCTCGTGGGGCGTGGATATTAATGCCCGCCGAGTAAGCGACAGCGCTTGGTACTCGGCAATTGGGTGGTTAGAAGACCTCGCAACCGAGGTCAATAATAATTCACTCACTTACGATATTTGCGCTGACAGTGACCAAACCTGTACTGGCGTAGTGACGGACGCCTACGGCACCAATCTCCACGTTGGGCCAGCCGACCTGCTTTGCCCATAG
- a CDS encoding glycosyltransferase yields the protein MRILLVNKFFYLRGGSERYFFELKKLLESHGHEVICFSMKDEKNFPSPQSDFFVANVDFASRRGFFSNIKKAGHSLYSPEARRKMEALIKKYRPEVAHLHNISHQLSPSILSILKEYKIPTIQTLHDYQLICPNYKLFTEGAVCERCRRHRYYEAVIHKCIKESYVASAWGALEMAIHKSLQIYERVLKYYVSPSVFLAKKLEKWGYPPGKTKVVNNFIDLAGYEPNYGNRGYLLYFGRLAEEKGLPILLKAIKGLPEVNLKIAGAGPEEQRIKKIIIKEKIENVEMVGFKTGQELAELIKNSIGVVMPSLWYENYPYSILESFAYGKPVVASDLGGIPELVKENITGLLFTAGDFSELRDKIKSLYSQPRLAEEMGRRARKLAEEQNNPEDHYQKIIFIYEELRKKYGKPGETNKKHF from the coding sequence ATGAGGATCTTACTCGTCAATAAATTTTTTTATCTCCGCGGCGGGAGTGAGAGATATTTTTTTGAACTGAAGAAATTATTGGAAAGTCACGGACACGAAGTGATTTGTTTTAGCATGAAGGACGAGAAAAATTTCCCTTCTCCCCAGAGCGATTTTTTTGTGGCCAATGTTGATTTTGCCAGCCGCCGGGGTTTTTTCAGTAATATTAAAAAAGCCGGCCATTCTCTCTATTCCCCGGAGGCCCGCCGAAAAATGGAAGCGTTGATAAAAAAATACCGTCCGGAAGTGGCGCATTTGCATAATATTTCCCATCAGCTTTCCCCGTCAATTTTATCCATTTTAAAAGAATATAAGATTCCGACGATTCAGACGCTCCATGATTATCAGCTCATTTGCCCAAATTATAAATTATTTACCGAAGGCGCGGTTTGCGAGAGGTGCCGCCGGCACAGATATTACGAAGCCGTAATTCATAAGTGTATCAAAGAGTCGTATGTTGCCAGCGCTTGGGGAGCCTTGGAAATGGCCATCCATAAATCTTTACAAATTTATGAAAGGGTGCTAAAATACTACGTCAGCCCGAGCGTTTTTTTGGCTAAAAAACTTGAAAAATGGGGTTATCCGCCGGGGAAAACCAAGGTGGTTAATAATTTTATAGATTTGGCGGGTTATGAACCGAATTACGGCAACCGAGGTTATTTATTGTATTTTGGCCGTTTGGCCGAAGAAAAGGGCCTGCCGATTCTTCTAAAAGCCATTAAAGGTTTACCTGAAGTTAATTTGAAAATAGCCGGTGCCGGTCCGGAAGAACAAAGGATAAAAAAAATTATTATTAAAGAGAAAATTGAAAATGTGGAGATGGTTGGGTTTAAAACCGGACAAGAATTAGCAGAACTTATTAAAAACAGCATTGGCGTGGTAATGCCATCGCTGTGGTATGAGAATTATCCGTATAGTATTTTAGAATCGTTCGCTTACGGCAAGCCGGTGGTCGCTTCTGATTTAGGCGGGATTCCCGAGTTAGTAAAAGAAAATATCACGGGGCTACTTTTTACCGCGGGAGATTTTTCCGAGCTGAGAGACAAAATAAAGTCGCTTTATTCGCAGCCAAGACTGGCGGAGGAGATGGGACGACGCGCGAGAAAACTGGCGGAGGAACAAAATAATCCCGAAGACCATTATCAAAAAATAATTTTTATATACGAAGAGTTAAGAAAAAAATATGGCAAACCAGGGGAGACAAATAAGAAACATTTTTAA
- a CDS encoding helix-turn-helix domain-containing protein, with protein sequence MENLIRVSINEAARLFGVNEKTIRRAIKDQELKYVVVRGRYKINFASALEWSQKKSKVKNKLSQQGIGQYVDKWKIKNRLFSPNPKTLETEKDRNL encoded by the coding sequence ATGGAAAACTTAATCCGAGTTTCAATTAATGAAGCCGCGCGCCTTTTTGGGGTAAATGAAAAAACAATCCGCCGCGCCATTAAAGACCAGGAATTAAAATACGTTGTGGTTCGGGGTAGATATAAAATAAATTTCGCCAGCGCGCTGGAATGGTCGCAAAAAAAATCTAAAGTAAAAAATAAGCTATCACAACAAGGCATCGGCCAGTATGTGGATAAATGGAAAATCAAAAACCGACTTTTTAGCCCAAATCCTAAAACATTGGAAACGGAAAAGGATAGAAATTTATAA
- a CDS encoding O-antigen ligase family protein, which translates to MPDIFTKNKLRNFSIAAVFLILAAILSFVIPPVLLLFAIAGILAVIFFSFYPEVGLYSMVLIYPFIYWQFYFKTPPQIFTDLLEDINVPYIDILAMTVFAGWFLRILYLHFSGQEKMSWKIFPGLGLFVAFIAVSSLSLFNAENFLAGAKFILRPLTFFYLMFVVLPFNVIKNKKILLNVFRCFFLVGIFVAGMGLWSLIFTDRPGWLNPAIPVAVFGVHILGTNHNLIGEVLISIIPLLFILMENESREILRRIYFLSLIFLVVITLLSLSRTAWICLFIELALMVLIHYRPRVKDLAFPVLILLLIFSPILIFMGMYITSYTVELSNYNRILMTDISVDIFSKHPWIGNGVGSFRDQLASYYIYLVEFGEPSEAHGVLQKLLPEVGILGTATFFALWGFVLYKLIWVFRKIKSSPAWRFVVLNCMMAAAGSMVFQLFNTSYFVSKLWLPLGVALAAANLALHYAGEEELSK; encoded by the coding sequence ATGCCGGATATTTTTACGAAAAATAAACTGCGCAATTTCAGCATAGCGGCCGTCTTTCTTATTCTGGCCGCGATTCTATCCTTTGTTATTCCTCCGGTTCTTCTTTTATTTGCTATCGCCGGGATTTTAGCGGTTATTTTTTTCTCTTTTTATCCCGAAGTCGGGCTTTATTCAATGGTGCTTATCTACCCTTTTATTTATTGGCAATTTTATTTTAAGACTCCGCCGCAGATTTTTACCGATTTACTGGAGGATATTAATGTTCCCTATATTGATATTTTAGCTATGACCGTTTTTGCCGGTTGGTTTTTGCGGATTCTTTATCTCCATTTTTCCGGACAAGAGAAAATGTCCTGGAAAATTTTTCCCGGACTCGGACTGTTCGTCGCTTTTATCGCCGTTTCCAGTTTGTCCCTCTTTAACGCCGAAAACTTCCTCGCCGGCGCTAAATTTATTTTGCGGCCGCTGACTTTCTTTTATTTGATGTTTGTGGTTTTGCCCTTTAACGTCATTAAGAATAAAAAAATTTTACTTAATGTCTTCCGTTGTTTTTTTCTGGTGGGAATTTTTGTCGCCGGCATGGGATTGTGGTCATTAATTTTTACCGACCGGCCAGGCTGGCTTAATCCCGCCATTCCGGTAGCCGTTTTCGGCGTGCATATTCTCGGTACCAATCATAACCTGATTGGCGAGGTTCTGATTTCCATCATCCCACTTCTGTTTATCCTTATGGAAAATGAGAGCCGGGAAATTCTGCGTCGCATTTATTTTTTAAGCCTGATTTTTTTGGTAGTTATCACTCTGCTCTCGCTTTCGCGCACCGCCTGGATTTGTCTTTTTATAGAACTGGCCCTCATGGTTTTAATCCATTACCGTCCTCGTGTTAAGGATTTGGCGTTTCCCGTTCTTATTTTATTATTAATCTTTTCGCCCATTTTAATTTTTATGGGTATGTACATAACAAGTTATACGGTGGAGCTTTCCAATTACAATAGAATTTTGATGACTGATATTTCCGTAGATATTTTTTCCAAACATCCGTGGATTGGCAATGGTGTCGGCTCTTTTCGCGACCAGCTGGCCAGCTATTATATTTATCTGGTGGAATTCGGCGAACCGTCGGAGGCTCACGGAGTTTTGCAGAAATTGTTGCCCGAGGTGGGAATTTTGGGCACCGCCACTTTTTTCGCGTTGTGGGGGTTTGTGCTTTACAAATTAATTTGGGTTTTTCGGAAAATAAAATCTTCGCCGGCTTGGCGTTTTGTGGTTTTAAATTGTATGATGGCCGCGGCGGGCAGTATGGTCTTTCAATTATTTAACACTTCTTATTTTGTTTCCAAGCTGTGGTTGCCTCTAGGTGTGGCTTTAGCCGCCGCTAATTTAGCGCTCCATTATGCCGGAGAAGAAGAATTATCCAAGTAG
- a CDS encoding radical SAM protein: protein MSKVKLPIDAVIAVTYKCNSRCTMCNIWQLKDTPEVPREYFRRLPKSLRYVNISGGEPFLRQDLAETIKIIKETCPAAKLIISSNGFATPLIIEKMREILKIDPPIGVAISIDGVGEMHDKIRGIPGGFEKSMATVKELQKLGLTNLRLAFTVSRGNISHLSKVYDLANELGVEFTLALAQSSEFFFGGKEILDNPPTEELTKQFGYLIKSELKKNNPKRWARAYFAQGLLNFALTGKQPLPSRAGMDYFFLDPYGDIYPSVVHNSVMGNIKEEEFDKIWFSEKADKIRRLLTERSQEAWMICTARTAIRKSPWKLAGWVLKNKFFKW, encoded by the coding sequence ATGTCCAAAGTAAAATTGCCGATAGACGCGGTCATTGCCGTCACTTATAAATGCAATTCCCGCTGTACTATGTGCAATATCTGGCAGTTAAAAGATACTCCGGAAGTGCCAAGAGAATATTTCCGACGGTTGCCGAAATCTTTGCGTTACGTGAATATCAGCGGCGGCGAACCATTTTTAAGGCAGGACTTGGCGGAGACCATTAAAATAATCAAAGAGACGTGCCCCGCCGCGAAACTTATAATTTCCAGCAATGGCTTTGCCACCCCGCTTATTATTGAAAAGATGAGGGAGATTTTAAAAATAGACCCGCCAATCGGCGTGGCGATTTCCATAGACGGAGTAGGGGAAATGCACGATAAAATTCGCGGCATACCCGGCGGTTTTGAAAAAAGCATGGCCACGGTTAAAGAATTGCAAAAACTCGGTCTGACTAATTTGCGGCTGGCTTTTACGGTGTCGCGGGGCAATATTAGTCATCTGAGCAAGGTTTATGACTTAGCCAATGAGCTGGGCGTTGAATTCACCTTGGCGCTGGCCCAGAGTTCGGAATTCTTTTTTGGCGGCAAGGAAATTTTAGATAATCCGCCGACGGAAGAACTCACCAAGCAGTTTGGCTATTTGATAAAATCCGAACTTAAGAAAAATAATCCCAAGCGGTGGGCGCGCGCTTATTTTGCGCAAGGGCTTTTAAATTTTGCTTTAACCGGAAAACAACCCCTGCCATCGCGCGCGGGTATGGATTATTTCTTTTTAGACCCTTACGGCGATATTTACCCTTCGGTGGTTCATAATTCAGTGATGGGGAATATTAAAGAAGAAGAGTTTGATAAGATTTGGTTTTCCGAGAAGGCTGATAAAATCCGCCGTTTGCTTACCGAACGTTCGCAGGAGGCCTGGATGATTTGCACCGCCCGCACTGCCATCCGCAAGTCGCCCTGGAAATTGGCCGGGTGGGTTTTAAAAAATAAATTTTTTAAATGGTAA